The Micromonospora krabiensis genome window below encodes:
- a CDS encoding aminoacyl-tRNA deacylase, giving the protein MPSAAITALDAAGLPYRVIRHGPVTSLSEAAAVRGVEIPDVVKTIVVRRGPDDHLFVLTPGGRVISWPKLRALLGVNRLSMPDAATAKDVTGYERGTITPFGATTAWPVVADERVRGRTITLGAGEHGVAVAVDADAALAVLGATVADVTDPEPGR; this is encoded by the coding sequence ATGCCGTCTGCCGCGATCACCGCTCTCGACGCCGCCGGGCTCCCCTACCGGGTGATCCGGCACGGCCCGGTGACGAGCCTCTCCGAGGCGGCGGCGGTGCGCGGCGTCGAGATCCCCGACGTGGTGAAGACGATCGTCGTGCGGCGTGGCCCGGACGACCACCTCTTCGTCCTGACCCCCGGCGGGCGGGTCATCTCCTGGCCCAAGCTGCGCGCGCTGCTCGGCGTGAACCGCCTCTCGATGCCCGACGCGGCGACCGCGAAGGACGTCACCGGCTACGAGCGCGGCACCATCACCCCGTTCGGCGCCACCACGGCCTGGCCCGTCGTGGCCGACGAGCGGGTCCGCGGCCGCACCATCACCCTCGGCGCCGGCGAGCACGGCGTGGCCGTCGCGGTCGACGCGGACGCGGCGTTGGCGGTGCTCGGCGCGACCGTCGCCGACGTCACCGACCCCGAGCCGGGCCGCTGA
- a CDS encoding DUF427 domain-containing protein, protein MPRAVWNDLVVAESDDTVLVEGNHYFPRAALRDDLIRESDTHTVCPWKGTASYYTLEHDGRTSADAVWYYPDPKPEAEMVRDRVAFWKDVRVVD, encoded by the coding sequence ATGCCGAGAGCCGTCTGGAACGACCTGGTCGTCGCCGAGAGCGACGACACCGTGCTGGTGGAGGGCAACCACTACTTTCCCCGCGCCGCCCTCCGCGACGACCTGATCCGCGAGTCGGACACCCACACCGTGTGCCCCTGGAAGGGCACCGCGTCGTACTACACGCTCGAACACGACGGGCGGACGAGCGCCGACGCGGTCTGGTACTACCCGGACCCCAAGCCGGAGGCGGAGATGGTCCGTGACCGGGTGGCGTTCTGGAAGGACGTACGGGTCGTCGACTGA
- a CDS encoding RICIN domain-containing protein, translating to MSDPADRPDPPGTVYGSPRPARPGPPRDPLMRVALAVGLVGVLLGVLFATGVFRDDDGPTKPAAVDTPATGPVTSPAAGGPTPTATTGSPSPSASAPSPTPTAPAQPGGPTVLRAVTSGLCLALDGDGEKAEAELAACSGGPEQQWVVSPVTADVVTLTNAAYGQCLDVEGGSPDDGARLQQFPCHGQPNQQWRLAPTGTGPLLLVAVHSGKCGQADDDGAEAGDSVRQQLCDGAVRQQQWTLG from the coding sequence ATGTCCGACCCGGCCGACCGGCCCGACCCACCCGGCACCGTCTACGGGAGCCCACGTCCGGCGCGCCCCGGCCCGCCCCGGGACCCACTGATGCGGGTGGCGCTCGCGGTCGGGCTCGTCGGCGTGCTCCTGGGGGTGCTCTTCGCCACCGGCGTGTTCCGCGACGACGACGGCCCGACGAAGCCGGCGGCCGTGGACACCCCCGCGACCGGCCCGGTGACGTCGCCGGCGGCGGGCGGGCCGACACCGACCGCCACGACGGGCTCGCCGAGCCCGTCGGCGAGCGCCCCGTCGCCGACGCCCACCGCCCCCGCGCAGCCCGGCGGCCCCACCGTGCTCCGGGCGGTCACCTCCGGGCTCTGCCTCGCTCTGGACGGCGACGGCGAGAAGGCCGAGGCAGAACTCGCCGCGTGCTCGGGCGGCCCGGAGCAGCAGTGGGTGGTCAGCCCCGTCACGGCGGACGTGGTGACGCTGACCAACGCGGCCTACGGGCAGTGCCTCGACGTCGAGGGCGGCAGCCCGGACGACGGCGCGCGGCTCCAGCAGTTCCCCTGCCACGGCCAGCCCAACCAGCAGTGGCGGCTGGCACCGACCGGGACGGGCCCGCTGCTGCTGGTCGCCGTCCACAGCGGCAAGTGCGGTCAGGCCGACGACGACGGCGCGGAGGCCGGCGACTCGGTGCGGCAGCAACTGTGCGACGGCGCCGTCCGGCAGCAGCAGTGGACCCTCGGCTGA
- a CDS encoding MFS transporter — protein sequence MTRVRRLHPAWLVAAVAFVALVGAAGFRATPSVLLHPLHAEFRWPLATISAAVSVNLLLYGLTAPFAAALMDRFGIRRVVATALLLVAAGSGLTVFMNASWQLILCWGVLVGLGTGSMALAFVATVTGRWFVRRRGLVTGVLTAGGAAGQLVFLPLLALLVRDHGWRTAALVVAGAALLVVPLVAWLLREHPADLGLPAYGATEVLPAPAPAGGAASRALGALAQAARTRPFWLLAGGFAICGATTNGLVGTHFVPAAHDHGMPETTAAGLLALVGLFDIVGTIASGWLTDRVDSRLLLGAYYALRGASLLVLPGLFADSARPSMLVFIIFYGLDWVATVPPTVALCREYFGDAGAVVFGWVFASHQLGAALAATGAGLVRDRLGDYALAWYVAGALSIAAAGLSLLLRRRRAGGVEPVSVLVSAGPVARKAWSYRG from the coding sequence GTGACCCGTGTACGCCGTCTCCATCCCGCCTGGCTCGTCGCCGCCGTGGCCTTCGTCGCGCTGGTCGGCGCCGCCGGCTTCCGCGCCACCCCGTCGGTGCTGCTGCACCCGCTGCACGCCGAGTTCCGCTGGCCGCTGGCCACCATCTCCGCCGCCGTGTCGGTCAACCTGCTGCTGTACGGCCTGACCGCACCGTTCGCCGCCGCGCTGATGGACCGGTTCGGCATCCGGCGTGTCGTCGCGACCGCGCTGCTGCTGGTGGCCGCCGGCAGCGGACTGACCGTGTTCATGAACGCGAGCTGGCAGCTCATCCTCTGCTGGGGTGTGCTCGTCGGGCTGGGCACCGGCTCGATGGCGCTGGCCTTCGTGGCGACCGTCACCGGCCGCTGGTTCGTCCGGCGCCGGGGCCTGGTAACCGGTGTGCTCACCGCCGGCGGCGCGGCCGGTCAGCTGGTGTTCCTGCCGCTGCTCGCCCTGCTGGTGCGCGACCACGGCTGGCGGACCGCAGCGCTCGTCGTGGCCGGGGCCGCGCTGCTGGTCGTACCGCTGGTGGCCTGGCTGCTGCGCGAGCACCCGGCGGATCTGGGGCTGCCGGCGTACGGCGCCACCGAGGTCCTTCCCGCGCCGGCGCCGGCCGGCGGGGCGGCCTCCCGAGCGCTCGGCGCGCTGGCCCAGGCGGCCCGGACCCGCCCGTTCTGGCTGCTCGCCGGCGGCTTCGCGATCTGCGGTGCCACCACCAACGGCCTGGTCGGCACCCATTTCGTGCCCGCCGCGCACGACCACGGCATGCCGGAGACCACGGCGGCCGGCCTGCTGGCGCTCGTCGGCCTCTTCGACATCGTCGGCACCATCGCCTCCGGCTGGCTCACCGACCGGGTGGACAGCCGCCTGCTCCTGGGCGCCTACTACGCGCTGCGCGGCGCGTCGCTGCTGGTGCTGCCCGGTCTCTTCGCGGACTCCGCGCGGCCGAGCATGCTGGTGTTCATCATCTTCTACGGCCTGGACTGGGTGGCCACCGTGCCGCCGACCGTGGCGCTGTGCCGGGAGTACTTCGGCGACGCCGGAGCGGTCGTCTTCGGCTGGGTCTTCGCCTCGCACCAGCTCGGCGCGGCGCTCGCCGCCACCGGCGCGGGCCTGGTCCGGGACCGCCTCGGCGACTACGCGCTGGCCTGGTACGTGGCCGGCGCGCTGTCGATCGCGGCGGCCGGGCTGTCGCTGTTACTGCGCCGTCGCCGCGCCGGCGGGGTGGAGCCGGTGTCGGTGCTGGTCAGCGCCGGGCCGGTGGCGCGGAAGGCGTGGAGCTACCGCGGCTGA
- a CDS encoding GlxA family transcriptional regulator: MRNNWAMTFSPHRIAVLALDDVVGLDLGTPAQVFSTARDAHGRSLYTVDVCTPGGRPVRSTAGYQVLPDHGLELIETADTVIVPGIHEGAPLTDGTLDGEVAAALRAAYDRGARIMSICTSAFVLAAAGLLDGRRATTHWAYADRFRRLHPHVDLDPDVLFIDDDRVLTSAGVAAGIDLCLHVIRTDHGTEVANRAARRCVVPPWREGGQAQYIERPVPKVADTSTATAREWARQRLHEQVSLRDLAEQSRMSVRTFTRRFRSETGLSPAQWLLQQRTEHARLLLESTDLSIDQVARRSGFGTASALRQQLHVRLGVAPSTYRRTFRHPLP, from the coding sequence ATGCGCAACAATTGGGCCATGACCTTCTCGCCGCACCGGATCGCGGTCCTCGCCCTCGACGACGTCGTCGGCCTCGACCTCGGCACCCCCGCCCAGGTCTTCAGCACCGCCCGGGACGCCCACGGCCGGTCGCTCTACACGGTCGACGTCTGCACCCCGGGCGGCCGGCCGGTCCGCAGCACGGCCGGTTACCAGGTCCTCCCCGACCACGGGCTGGAGTTGATCGAGACGGCGGACACCGTGATCGTCCCCGGCATCCACGAGGGGGCCCCGCTGACCGACGGGACGCTGGACGGGGAGGTGGCCGCCGCCCTGCGCGCCGCGTACGACCGGGGCGCGCGGATCATGTCGATCTGCACCAGCGCCTTCGTGCTCGCCGCCGCCGGCCTGCTCGACGGGCGCCGGGCCACCACCCACTGGGCGTACGCCGACCGGTTCCGCCGCCTGCACCCCCACGTCGACCTCGACCCGGACGTGCTCTTCATCGACGACGACCGGGTGCTCACCTCGGCCGGGGTGGCCGCCGGCATCGACCTCTGCCTGCACGTGATCCGCACCGACCACGGCACCGAGGTCGCCAACCGGGCGGCCCGGCGCTGCGTGGTGCCCCCGTGGCGGGAGGGCGGGCAGGCCCAGTACATCGAGCGACCGGTGCCGAAGGTCGCCGACACCAGCACCGCCACCGCCCGCGAGTGGGCCCGGCAGCGGCTGCACGAGCAGGTCAGCCTGCGTGACCTGGCCGAACAGTCGCGGATGAGCGTCCGCACCTTCACCCGGCGGTTCCGCTCCGAGACCGGGCTCAGCCCGGCGCAGTGGCTGCTCCAGCAGCGCACCGAGCACGCCCGACTGCTGCTGGAGAGCACCGACCTGAGCATCGACCAGGTGGCCCGCCGTTCCGGCTTCGGCACCGCGTCGGCCCTGCGCCAGCAACTCCACGTACGCCTCGGCGTCGCCCCGTCCACCTACCGCCGAACCTTCCGCCACCCCCTCCCCTAA
- a CDS encoding VWA domain-containing protein → MAGNRFRYGQWRGGPDPLAPPYDVRAAVDAVGSEVLAGGSLREALRDLLRRGPQGRGGLDELAARARRLRREALRRGDLDGAVTRSRALLDQALAAERDELRGRDDDAARFAEAVLDNLPRSTARAVQELAGYEWASDEARRSYQQILDGLRDDVLGQRFAGLRDAVRASADPAAQQRLAEMMRDLNDLLARHARSEDTTDAFAEFMRRHGEFFPEQPANVDELVDVLARRSAAGERLMRSLSDRQREELAGLMRQSLGDRLAGELATLDGHLRALRPDLRWNRGERVRGEQPLGYGEAAGALDEIAELDDLLDQLDQEHPGATLDDVDVDAVARTLGRDAADDVRRLRELERELRRQGWVSRDADGLTLSPKALRRLGGTALRRVFADLTAGPRGQHDLRSAGAAGEVSGGSRPWEYGDEQPLDVVRTLTRAVRRAGPQVPVQLAVEDFEVVETERRSSAAVALCVDLSYSMISQGRWGPMKQTALALSHLMATRFPQDALQIIGFGRQALPLSQQELAGIDPDFEQGTNLQHALRLAARHLRRHPDAEPVVLVVTDGEPTAHLDPDDGEPLFHWPPLPETIEATIREVDRLARYGATLNLFMLGDDPGLRRFVDAVARRSKGRMFTPDPDDLGEYVVSDYLRSRQSRR, encoded by the coding sequence ATGGCCGGCAACCGGTTCCGGTACGGGCAGTGGCGCGGCGGGCCGGACCCGCTGGCACCCCCGTACGACGTGCGTGCGGCGGTCGACGCGGTCGGCTCCGAGGTGCTGGCCGGCGGCAGCCTGCGGGAGGCGCTGCGGGACCTGCTGCGCCGGGGTCCGCAGGGGCGCGGCGGCCTCGACGAGCTGGCCGCCCGCGCCCGGCGGCTGCGCCGGGAGGCGCTGCGCCGGGGCGACCTGGACGGCGCGGTGACCCGGTCCCGTGCCCTGCTCGACCAGGCGCTCGCCGCCGAACGCGACGAGCTGCGCGGCCGGGACGACGACGCGGCGCGGTTCGCCGAGGCGGTGCTGGACAACCTGCCGCGCTCCACCGCCCGGGCCGTGCAGGAGCTGGCCGGCTACGAGTGGGCCAGCGACGAGGCGCGCCGCTCGTACCAGCAGATTCTCGACGGGCTGCGCGACGACGTGCTGGGCCAGCGGTTCGCCGGGCTGCGGGACGCCGTCCGCGCCTCCGCCGACCCGGCGGCCCAGCAGCGGCTGGCCGAGATGATGCGGGACCTGAACGACCTGCTGGCGCGGCACGCCCGCTCGGAGGACACGACGGACGCGTTCGCCGAGTTCATGCGGCGGCACGGCGAGTTCTTCCCGGAGCAGCCGGCGAACGTCGACGAGTTGGTCGACGTGCTGGCGCGGCGGTCGGCGGCCGGTGAGCGGCTGATGCGGTCGCTGTCCGACCGGCAGCGCGAGGAGCTGGCCGGGCTGATGCGGCAGTCGCTGGGTGACCGGCTGGCCGGCGAGCTGGCCACGCTCGACGGTCACCTGCGCGCGCTGCGGCCCGACCTGCGCTGGAACCGGGGCGAGCGGGTGCGGGGCGAGCAGCCGCTCGGTTACGGCGAGGCCGCGGGCGCGCTGGACGAGATCGCCGAGCTGGACGACCTGCTCGACCAGCTCGACCAGGAGCACCCGGGCGCGACCCTGGACGACGTCGACGTGGACGCGGTGGCCCGGACGCTGGGCCGCGACGCTGCCGACGACGTACGCCGGCTGCGGGAGCTGGAACGGGAGCTGCGCCGGCAGGGCTGGGTGAGCCGCGACGCGGACGGCCTGACCCTGAGCCCGAAGGCGCTGCGCCGCCTCGGCGGCACCGCGCTGCGGCGGGTCTTCGCGGACCTCACCGCCGGGCCGCGCGGCCAGCACGACCTGCGCTCGGCGGGCGCCGCCGGCGAGGTGAGCGGCGGGTCCCGACCCTGGGAGTACGGAGACGAGCAGCCGCTGGACGTCGTCCGCACCCTGACCCGGGCGGTGCGCCGCGCCGGGCCGCAGGTGCCGGTGCAGTTGGCGGTCGAGGACTTCGAGGTGGTGGAGACCGAACGGCGGTCGTCGGCGGCGGTGGCGCTCTGCGTCGACCTGTCGTACTCGATGATCTCCCAGGGGCGGTGGGGGCCGATGAAGCAGACGGCGCTCGCCCTGTCGCACCTGATGGCGACCCGGTTCCCGCAGGACGCGTTGCAGATCATCGGGTTCGGCCGGCAGGCCCTGCCGCTGAGCCAGCAGGAGTTGGCCGGCATCGACCCGGACTTCGAGCAGGGCACCAACCTGCAGCACGCCCTGCGGCTGGCGGCCCGGCACCTGCGCCGCCACCCGGACGCCGAGCCGGTGGTCCTGGTGGTCACCGACGGTGAGCCGACCGCCCACCTGGACCCGGACGACGGTGAGCCGCTGTTCCACTGGCCGCCGCTGCCGGAGACGATCGAGGCGACGATCCGGGAGGTCGACCGGCTGGCCCGCTACGGGGCGACGCTGAACCTCTTCATGCTCGGCGACGACCCGGGGCTGCGCCGCTTCGTGGACGCGGTGGCCCGCCGCAGCAAGGGCCGGATGTTCACGCCGGACCCGGACGACCTCGGCGAGTACGTCGTCTCCGACTACCTGCGCTCCCGCCAGTCCCGCCGCTGA
- a CDS encoding sigma 54-interacting transcriptional regulator, translated as MTAPNPVIPVPPADLPGTLGELKAAGHRYRTVKQELRDNLLARMRAGADRFPGIVGYDDTVLPEVERALLAGHDVVLLGERGQGKTRLIRSLATLLDEWTPVIPGSALNEHPLHPLTPASVAQVAEAGDDLPVGWLHRSMRYGEKLATPDTSVGDLIGDVDPIRIAQGRTLGDPETIHFGLVPRTNRGIFAVNELPDLAERIQVALLNVLEERDIQVRGYQLRLPLDLLLVASANPEDYTNRGRIITPLKDRFGAEIRTHYPVDLDLELALIRQEADLVAEVPEHVLEVLARFARAVRESPSVDPRSGVSARFAIAAAETVAAAALRRSGLLAAGSASDAGDPAVRPEAPVARVGDAVSVTSTLRGKVEFESGEEGREIEVLAHLLRTATAETFRARLAGLDLSGFTELVAEGAVIETGELVGSADLLRQVGTVPGLAKVLDRLGMGDAPTPEEAAAGVEFVLEGLHLTRRLGKDVTDTGRTVYGGRG; from the coding sequence GTGACTGCGCCCAACCCGGTTATCCCGGTCCCACCGGCCGACCTGCCCGGCACGCTCGGCGAGCTGAAGGCGGCCGGCCACCGTTACCGCACCGTCAAGCAGGAACTCCGCGACAACCTACTGGCCCGGATGCGCGCCGGCGCCGACCGTTTCCCCGGCATCGTCGGCTACGACGACACCGTGCTGCCCGAGGTCGAGCGGGCGCTGCTCGCCGGACACGACGTGGTGCTGCTCGGCGAACGCGGCCAGGGCAAGACCCGACTGATCCGCTCGCTCGCCACGCTGCTGGACGAGTGGACCCCGGTCATCCCCGGCTCGGCGCTCAACGAGCACCCGCTGCACCCGCTCACCCCGGCCTCCGTCGCCCAGGTCGCCGAGGCCGGCGACGACCTGCCGGTCGGCTGGCTGCACCGGTCGATGCGCTACGGCGAGAAGCTCGCCACCCCCGACACCAGCGTCGGTGACCTGATCGGTGACGTCGACCCGATCCGGATCGCCCAGGGGCGCACCCTCGGCGACCCGGAGACGATCCACTTCGGCCTGGTGCCGCGCACCAACCGGGGCATCTTCGCCGTCAACGAGCTGCCCGACCTCGCCGAGCGGATCCAGGTGGCCCTGCTCAACGTGCTGGAGGAGCGCGACATCCAGGTCCGTGGCTACCAGCTGCGGCTGCCGCTGGACCTGCTGCTGGTGGCCAGCGCCAACCCGGAGGACTACACCAACCGGGGCCGGATCATCACCCCGCTCAAGGACCGGTTCGGCGCGGAGATCCGCACCCACTACCCGGTCGACCTGGACCTGGAGCTGGCCCTGATCCGTCAGGAGGCGGACCTGGTCGCCGAGGTGCCGGAGCACGTTCTGGAGGTGCTGGCCCGGTTCGCCCGGGCGGTGCGGGAGTCACCGTCGGTGGACCCACGCTCCGGCGTCTCCGCCCGGTTCGCCATCGCCGCCGCCGAGACCGTGGCCGCCGCCGCGCTGCGCCGCTCCGGTCTGCTGGCCGCCGGCTCCGCGTCCGATGCCGGCGACCCGGCGGTACGCCCCGAGGCCCCGGTGGCCCGGGTCGGTGACGCGGTGTCGGTGACCTCGACGCTGCGCGGCAAGGTCGAGTTCGAGAGCGGCGAGGAGGGGCGGGAGATCGAGGTCCTGGCCCACCTGCTGCGGACGGCCACCGCCGAGACGTTCCGGGCCCGGCTGGCCGGGCTGGACCTGTCCGGCTTCACCGAGCTCGTCGCCGAGGGGGCGGTGATCGAGACGGGCGAGCTGGTCGGCTCCGCGGACCTGCTGCGCCAGGTCGGCACCGTGCCCGGCCTGGCGAAGGTGCTGGACCGGCTCGGCATGGGCGACGCGCCCACCCCCGAGGAGGCCGCCGCCGGAGTCGAGTTCGTGCTGGAAGGGCTGCACCTGACGCGCCGGCTCGGCAAGGACGTCACCGACACCGGGCGCACCGTCTACGGCGGTCGGGGCTGA
- a CDS encoding response regulator — translation MTVGVLIVDDDELIRVGLRAIIDAQPDLRVLAEAADGAEVLPLVARHRPAVVLMDVRMPGIDGIQATRRLLAASADPPRVLVVTTFANDEYVYDALRAGASGFLLKRARPAEVVEAVRVVAAGESLLFPATIRQLVGAYGGRGADRLRAARLTEREAEVLRLMAAGLSNSEIAAHLVLGGETVKTHVGNVLAKLGVRDRTQAVIAAYESGFVMPSG, via the coding sequence GTGACCGTCGGGGTGCTGATCGTCGACGACGACGAGCTGATCCGGGTGGGCCTGCGGGCGATCATCGACGCCCAGCCGGACCTGCGGGTGCTCGCCGAGGCCGCGGATGGCGCCGAGGTGCTGCCGCTGGTCGCCCGCCACCGGCCCGCGGTGGTGCTCATGGACGTGCGGATGCCCGGGATCGACGGCATCCAGGCCACCCGGCGGCTGCTCGCCGCGTCCGCCGACCCGCCGCGGGTGCTGGTGGTGACCACCTTCGCCAACGACGAGTACGTCTACGACGCGCTGCGCGCCGGCGCCAGCGGCTTCCTCTTGAAGCGGGCCCGGCCGGCGGAGGTGGTGGAGGCGGTGCGCGTGGTCGCCGCCGGCGAGTCCCTGCTCTTCCCGGCCACGATCCGGCAGCTGGTCGGGGCGTACGGCGGGCGCGGCGCCGACCGGCTGCGCGCGGCCCGGCTGACCGAGCGAGAGGCCGAGGTGCTGCGGCTGATGGCCGCCGGACTGTCCAACTCGGAGATCGCCGCGCACCTGGTCCTCGGTGGGGAGACGGTGAAGACGCACGTCGGGAACGTGCTGGCCAAGCTGGGGGTGCGCGACCGCACGCAGGCGGTGATCGCCGCGTACGAGTCCGGCTTCGTCATGCCGTCCGGCTGA